The proteins below come from a single Mycobacterium parmense genomic window:
- a CDS encoding aldehyde dehydrogenase family protein, producing MSVLDPRTGDTVTQVPVTEPADCDAAVGRAADAARAWARTSPADRAAAIAAAAADVRAAADELAELNERETGKLRGDARGGVDAGIDTLLQYAQLGPLHRGRTLQGAWSATDLMVPQPRGVVAVLTPWNDPVAVAAGLLGAALVTGNTVVHKPSERCPQTGRRFAELLAGQLPWGVLEIVDGDATVGAHLAESESVDVVAHVGSSATGRQIAQACAARGAKALLENGGNDALIVDADVNPDWAAGQAALGAFANAGQICTSVERVYVVPSVADAFVDALVDEAASWADRLGPLVDERHREHVHSHVEDAIQHGAHVLIGGEPRPGAGSFYPPTVLTDCSPDMLVMREETFGPIAPVRVVPDFATALVEAGDDRYGLAATVLTADMANAQEAWHGLAVGTVKINAVFGGAPGGAAEPRRASGTGFGFGPELLDEMTAMKVVHWSPPG from the coding sequence ATCAGCGTCCTGGATCCCCGCACCGGTGACACCGTCACGCAGGTGCCGGTGACCGAGCCCGCGGACTGCGATGCGGCGGTCGGCCGCGCCGCGGATGCCGCGCGAGCGTGGGCCCGCACGTCGCCCGCCGACCGTGCCGCCGCGATAGCGGCGGCGGCGGCCGATGTGCGCGCCGCCGCCGACGAGCTCGCCGAACTCAACGAACGGGAGACCGGGAAGCTGCGCGGGGACGCCCGCGGGGGCGTGGACGCCGGAATCGACACGCTGTTGCAGTACGCGCAACTCGGGCCGTTGCACCGCGGTCGCACCCTGCAGGGCGCGTGGTCGGCCACCGATCTGATGGTGCCGCAGCCGCGGGGTGTGGTGGCAGTGCTGACGCCGTGGAACGATCCCGTCGCGGTAGCCGCCGGGTTGCTCGGCGCGGCGCTCGTGACGGGCAACACCGTGGTGCACAAGCCGAGCGAGCGGTGCCCGCAGACCGGAAGGCGGTTCGCCGAACTGCTCGCGGGCCAGCTGCCGTGGGGTGTGCTCGAGATCGTCGACGGCGACGCAACGGTGGGTGCCCACCTTGCGGAGTCGGAGTCCGTCGACGTCGTGGCGCACGTGGGAAGCAGCGCGACCGGCCGGCAGATCGCGCAGGCGTGCGCGGCCCGCGGCGCCAAGGCGCTGCTCGAGAATGGCGGGAACGACGCTCTGATCGTCGACGCCGACGTGAATCCGGACTGGGCGGCCGGGCAGGCGGCGCTGGGCGCCTTCGCCAATGCTGGACAGATCTGCACGTCGGTGGAGCGGGTGTACGTCGTGCCCTCGGTGGCCGATGCGTTCGTCGATGCCTTGGTCGACGAGGCGGCGTCCTGGGCAGACCGCCTCGGACCGCTGGTCGACGAGCGCCACCGCGAGCACGTGCACTCCCACGTCGAGGACGCGATTCAGCACGGGGCGCACGTCCTGATCGGCGGCGAACCCCGCCCGGGTGCGGGCTCCTTCTACCCGCCGACGGTGCTGACCGATTGCTCACCGGACATGTTGGTCATGCGGGAGGAGACCTTCGGACCGATCGCGCCGGTGCGGGTGGTGCCGGACTTCGCGACGGCACTGGTCGAGGCGGGCGACGACCGTTACGGTCTGGCCGCGACCGTACTGACGGCAGACATGGCCAACGCGCAGGAGGCGTGGCACGGGCTCGCGGTGGGCACCGTCAAGATCAACGCCGTGTTCGGCGGTGCGCCCGGCGGCGCAGCGGAGCCCCGCCGCGCCAGCGGAACCGGGTTCGGGTTCGGCCCGGAACTTCTCGACGAGATGACCGCCATGAAGGTGGTGCACTGGTCCCCACCGGGGTGA
- a CDS encoding alpha/beta hydrolase encodes MADPLPRNAFTSSQALDPALRNAARFAPHGYALHRGYKVQRALMRLLATAARLRDVPVVAIDRHVSVRLHRPPGLTEPVPALLWIHGGGTIMGHAAQDDKYLRKLSRRTGVAIAAVQHRLAPEHPYPAPVDDCYAALLWLARQPWVDPGRVAVGGASAGGHFAAAAAQRAHDRGEVKLAFQMLVYPMLDDRTGAGGNGPRRFMWSERDNQIAWRWYLNGADPAAAAPARRKELTGLPPAWIGVGTLDLFYEECLEYARRLRAAGVAVHEEIVPGAFHAFDQIVDKAPVSVRFFASQCEHLRAALSPQGGEPRLIGT; translated from the coding sequence ATGGCAGATCCCCTCCCCCGCAACGCCTTCACGTCGTCACAGGCGCTGGATCCTGCTCTGCGCAACGCCGCACGGTTCGCGCCGCACGGGTACGCGCTGCACCGCGGCTACAAGGTCCAACGGGCCTTGATGCGTCTCCTGGCTACCGCCGCACGGCTGCGCGACGTGCCGGTCGTCGCGATCGACCGGCACGTGAGCGTGCGCCTGCACCGTCCGCCGGGGCTCACCGAACCGGTGCCGGCACTCTTGTGGATCCACGGTGGCGGCACGATCATGGGCCACGCCGCTCAGGACGACAAATATCTGCGCAAGCTCTCCCGTCGCACCGGCGTCGCGATTGCGGCGGTGCAACACCGACTGGCCCCCGAACACCCGTACCCCGCTCCGGTCGACGACTGTTATGCGGCGCTGCTGTGGCTGGCGCGACAGCCCTGGGTGGACCCGGGCCGGGTGGCGGTGGGCGGAGCCAGCGCCGGGGGACATTTCGCGGCGGCGGCGGCGCAGCGCGCGCACGACCGTGGGGAGGTCAAGCTAGCCTTCCAGATGCTGGTGTACCCGATGCTCGACGACCGGACCGGCGCCGGCGGCAACGGCCCCCGACGCTTCATGTGGAGCGAAAGGGACAACCAGATCGCGTGGCGGTGGTACTTGAACGGCGCGGACCCCGCCGCGGCCGCCCCGGCTCGCCGGAAGGAGCTGACGGGTCTGCCGCCCGCGTGGATCGGCGTCGGCACGCTGGACCTGTTCTACGAGGAGTGTCTGGAGTACGCGCGACGGCTGCGGGCGGCCGGTGTCGCCGTCCACGAGGAGATCGTTCCCGGTGCCTTTCACGCGTTCGACCAGATCGTCGACAAGGCGCCGGTGTCGGTGCGGTTCTTCGCCAGCCAGTGCGAGCACCTGCGCGCCGCGCTTAGCCCGCAGGGCGGGGAGCCACGGCTTATTGGCACCTAA
- a CDS encoding TetR family transcriptional regulator, with amino-acid sequence MGNTLGLRERRRRQTSADIRDAAVHLARERGFDKVTIEDICAEAGISPRTFFNYFPNKESAVAYGPSDIPPELVAEFVAAGPAPYSVVLAELITLAAHHLRDMPPKREQAACMLELAKTTPAVLAAFLADMERFQNHLTDMVVRRQAMHPDDEIPALISALALTAVRSGIERWSSGGPQDADDTPMPYVERAAALVNSIFTK; translated from the coding sequence ATGGGCAACACCTTGGGCCTGCGCGAGCGACGCCGTCGGCAGACAAGCGCGGACATCCGCGACGCGGCGGTGCACCTGGCCCGAGAGCGCGGCTTCGACAAGGTGACCATCGAGGACATCTGCGCCGAGGCCGGCATTTCGCCGCGCACCTTCTTCAACTACTTCCCGAACAAAGAATCCGCGGTGGCCTACGGCCCGTCCGACATACCGCCGGAGCTGGTCGCGGAGTTCGTGGCGGCGGGACCGGCGCCGTATTCGGTGGTGCTGGCCGAGTTGATCACCCTGGCTGCCCACCATCTGCGCGACATGCCACCGAAGCGCGAACAGGCCGCCTGCATGCTGGAACTGGCGAAGACCACCCCCGCCGTGCTGGCCGCCTTCCTGGCTGACATGGAGCGCTTCCAGAACCACCTGACCGACATGGTCGTCCGCCGCCAGGCAATGCATCCCGACGACGAGATACCGGCGTTGATCTCCGCATTGGCGCTCACGGCGGTGCGCTCGGGCATCGAGCGATGGTCCAGTGGCGGCCCACAGGACGCCGACGACACGCCCATGCCCTACGTCGAGCGGGCGGCCGCGCTCGTGAACAGCATCTTCACGAAGTGA
- a CDS encoding MmpS family transport accessory protein yields the protein MQVSRLVRNAWLPLLIVAVVAVGGFAVVRVKSFFGAHDTGVLTSPRLDESKPFKPKVVKYEVFGSASDANINYLDLSADPKRIDNAPLPWTLVLSTTAPSVFPNLSAQSDGDRLGCRITIDDEVKDENLTTGVHALTFCLVKSA from the coding sequence GTGCAGGTATCGAGGCTGGTGCGCAACGCGTGGTTGCCGTTGTTGATCGTGGCGGTGGTGGCGGTGGGCGGCTTCGCCGTGGTCCGGGTCAAGTCATTCTTCGGAGCACACGACACCGGCGTCCTGACCAGCCCGCGACTGGACGAGTCAAAGCCGTTCAAGCCCAAGGTCGTCAAATACGAGGTCTTCGGTTCTGCGAGTGACGCCAACATCAATTACCTGGACCTTTCCGCCGACCCCAAGCGGATCGACAATGCGCCCCTGCCGTGGACGCTGGTGCTCAGCACCACGGCCCCGTCGGTGTTCCCCAACCTCTCCGCGCAAAGCGACGGCGACCGCCTCGGGTGTCGCATCACCATCGACGACGAAGTGAAGGACGAGAACCTGACCACCGGCGTGCATGCCCTGACCTTCTGTTTGGTGAAATCCGCATGA
- a CDS encoding MMPL/RND family transporter: protein MSTKFDDARTDSIPVANRETRPRIPRLIRAFALPIVLGWIALIAVLNVVVPQLDEVGKMRSVSMAPDDAQSVVATKRMGAVFHEYKSNSSVMIVLEGQKPLGADAHAYYDQIVKKLDADTKHVEHVQDMWSDPLTGAGAQSNDGKATYVQVYLAGNQGEALANESVEAVQNIVKSVPPPPGVKAYVTGPAALSADQHTAGDRSVQMITMVTFTVIIAMLLLVYRSVVTVLLTLVMVVFELAAARGMVAFLGYYKIIGLSTFATNLLVTLAIAAATDYAIFLIGRYQEARANGESREDAFYTMYKGTAHVVLGSGMTIAGATFCLHFTNLPYFQTLGIPLAIGMVVVVAAALTLGAATISLATRFRNALEPRRTQRIRGWRKIGALVVRWPGPILVMTIGVALVGLLTLPGYRTNYNDRKYLPADLPANEGYAAADRHFSQARMNPEILMIESDHDLRNSADFLVIDKIAKAVFRVPGIGRVQAITRPQGTPIEHTSIPFQISMQGVSQQMNQKYQEDQMADMLKQADMMQSTIDSMEKMQSLTQQMSDVTHEMVGKTKQMKVDIDDIRDKISNFEDFFRPVRSYFYWEKHCYDIPVCFSLRSVFDTLDGIDTTADDVGELIPLLERLDRLMPQLTALMPPMLENMRAMKTTMLTMYSTQKGLQDQQNEAQKNSAAMGKAFDASKNDDSFYLPPETFNNAEFKKGMKNFISPDGHAVRFIISHDGDPMSQEGISHIDAIKKAAYEALKGTPLEGSKIYLAGTASMYKDLSDGNTYDLLIAGISSLCLIFIIMLLITRGVVASAVIVGTVLLSLGASFGLSVLIWQHLIGIELHWMVLAMSVIILLAVGADYNLLLVARFKEEIYAGLNTGIIRSMGGTGSVVTSAGLVFAFTMMTMAVSELTVIGQVGTTIGLGLLFDTLIVRSLMTPSIAALLGKWFWWPQRVRQRPVPSPWPTPAKAREILSPVP, encoded by the coding sequence ATGAGTACAAAGTTCGACGACGCCCGCACCGACAGCATCCCGGTCGCAAACCGCGAGACGCGGCCCAGGATTCCACGCTTGATCCGCGCTTTCGCCCTGCCGATCGTCCTGGGCTGGATCGCGCTCATCGCGGTGCTCAACGTCGTCGTCCCCCAGCTCGACGAGGTCGGCAAGATGCGCTCGGTGTCGATGGCGCCCGACGACGCGCAATCGGTGGTGGCGACAAAGCGCATGGGCGCGGTGTTCCACGAGTACAAGTCCAACAGCTCGGTCATGATCGTGCTCGAGGGCCAGAAGCCCCTCGGCGCGGACGCCCATGCCTACTACGACCAGATCGTGAAGAAGCTCGACGCCGACACCAAGCACGTTGAGCACGTTCAGGACATGTGGAGCGACCCGCTCACCGGGGCAGGTGCGCAGAGCAACGACGGCAAGGCCACCTACGTCCAGGTGTACCTGGCCGGCAATCAGGGCGAGGCGCTGGCCAACGAGTCGGTCGAGGCGGTTCAGAACATCGTCAAGAGTGTTCCCCCGCCGCCCGGGGTGAAGGCGTATGTCACCGGGCCGGCGGCGCTCTCGGCGGACCAGCACACGGCCGGTGACCGCAGCGTGCAGATGATCACGATGGTGACCTTCACGGTGATCATCGCGATGCTGCTGTTGGTCTATCGGTCGGTCGTCACCGTGCTGCTGACACTGGTGATGGTTGTGTTCGAGCTGGCGGCAGCCCGGGGAATGGTCGCGTTCCTGGGCTACTACAAGATCATCGGGCTCTCGACATTCGCCACGAACCTTTTGGTCACCCTGGCGATCGCGGCCGCAACCGATTACGCGATCTTTCTGATCGGGCGATATCAGGAAGCCCGGGCCAACGGCGAGTCGCGGGAGGACGCCTTCTACACGATGTACAAGGGCACCGCACATGTGGTGCTCGGATCCGGCATGACCATCGCCGGCGCGACCTTCTGCCTGCACTTCACCAACCTGCCGTACTTCCAGACGTTGGGTATTCCGCTCGCAATCGGCATGGTGGTCGTGGTCGCGGCGGCTTTGACGCTCGGTGCCGCGACCATCTCGCTGGCGACGCGCTTCCGGAACGCCCTCGAGCCCAGGCGGACGCAGCGGATCCGCGGCTGGCGCAAGATCGGCGCCCTGGTGGTGCGGTGGCCGGGCCCGATCCTCGTCATGACGATCGGCGTCGCGCTGGTCGGCCTGCTGACGCTGCCCGGTTACCGGACCAACTACAACGACCGCAAGTACCTGCCGGCAGACCTTCCCGCGAACGAGGGCTACGCGGCCGCCGATCGACACTTCTCCCAGGCGCGGATGAACCCCGAGATCCTGATGATCGAGAGTGACCACGATCTGCGTAACTCCGCCGACTTCCTGGTTATCGACAAGATCGCCAAGGCGGTCTTCCGCGTGCCCGGAATCGGTCGTGTGCAGGCGATCACGCGGCCCCAGGGCACGCCGATCGAGCACACGTCGATCCCGTTCCAGATCAGCATGCAGGGTGTCAGCCAGCAGATGAACCAGAAGTACCAAGAAGACCAGATGGCCGACATGCTCAAGCAGGCCGACATGATGCAGTCGACCATCGACAGCATGGAGAAGATGCAAAGTCTGACCCAGCAGATGTCCGATGTCACGCACGAGATGGTCGGCAAGACCAAACAGATGAAAGTCGACATCGACGACATCCGCGACAAGATCTCCAATTTCGAAGACTTCTTCCGGCCCGTCCGCAGCTATTTCTATTGGGAGAAGCACTGCTACGACATCCCGGTCTGCTTTTCGCTGCGGTCCGTCTTCGACACCCTCGACGGCATCGACACCACTGCCGACGACGTCGGGGAACTGATCCCCTTGTTGGAGCGCCTCGACAGATTGATGCCACAGCTGACGGCGTTGATGCCGCCCATGTTGGAAAACATGAGGGCGATGAAAACGACGATGCTGACCATGTATTCGACGCAGAAGGGTTTGCAGGACCAGCAGAACGAGGCCCAGAAGAACTCCGCCGCGATGGGCAAGGCGTTCGACGCCTCCAAGAACGACGACTCGTTCTACCTGCCCCCGGAGACCTTCAACAATGCCGAGTTCAAGAAGGGCATGAAGAACTTCATCTCGCCCGACGGCCACGCCGTGCGCTTCATCATCAGCCATGACGGCGATCCGATGTCCCAGGAAGGCATTTCGCACATCGACGCCATCAAGAAGGCGGCCTACGAAGCGCTCAAGGGCACGCCGCTGGAAGGCTCGAAGATCTACCTCGCCGGCACGGCGTCGATGTATAAGGACTTGAGCGACGGCAACACCTATGACCTGCTGATCGCCGGAATCTCCTCGCTGTGCCTGATTTTCATCATCATGCTGCTCATCACCCGCGGTGTGGTGGCCTCGGCCGTCATCGTGGGCACAGTACTGCTCTCGTTGGGCGCGTCATTCGGGTTGTCGGTGCTGATCTGGCAGCACCTCATCGGCATCGAGCTGCACTGGATGGTGCTCGCGATGTCGGTGATCATCCTGCTCGCGGTCGGCGCCGACTACAACCTGCTGTTGGTGGCTAGGTTCAAGGAGGAGATCTACGCCGGACTGAACACCGGGATCATCCGGTCGATGGGCGGCACCGGATCGGTGGTCACCTCGGCAGGGCTCGTCTTCGCCTTCACCATGATGACCATGGCCGTCAGCGAATTGACGGTGATCGGCCAGGTCGGCACCACGATCGGACTCGGCCTGCTGTTCGACACGCTGATCGTCCGATCGCTGATGACACCATCGATCGCCGCGCTGCTGGGCAAGTGGTTCTGGTGGCCGCAACGGGTTCGGCAACGCCCGGTCCCGTCGCCGTGGCCCACGCCGGCGAAGGCGCGCGAGATATTGAGCCCGGTGCCCTGA
- a CDS encoding SDR family oxidoreductase, whose amino-acid sequence MAERLAGKVALISGGARGMGASHVRKLVAEGARVVFGDILDDEGKAVAAEVGDDARYVHLDVTKPDDWDAAVATAIAEFGGLDVLVNNAGIINIGTIEDYALSEWQRILDINLTGVFLGIRAVVKPMKDAGRGSIINISSIEGMAGTIACHGYTATKFAVRGLTKSAALELGPSGIRVNSIHPGLIKTPMTEWVPDDIFQSALGRAAEPVEVSNLVVYLASDESSYSTGSEFVVDGGTTAGLGHKDFSAVDVGEQPAWVT is encoded by the coding sequence GTGGCAGAACGGTTGGCGGGCAAGGTCGCCCTCATCAGCGGGGGCGCGCGGGGGATGGGTGCCTCGCACGTGCGCAAGCTGGTGGCCGAGGGGGCCAGGGTCGTGTTCGGCGACATCCTCGACGACGAGGGCAAAGCGGTCGCCGCGGAGGTGGGTGACGACGCTCGCTACGTGCACCTCGATGTCACCAAGCCCGACGACTGGGATGCGGCGGTCGCGACGGCCATCGCCGAGTTCGGCGGCCTCGACGTGCTGGTGAACAACGCCGGCATCATCAACATCGGCACCATCGAGGACTACGCGCTCTCCGAGTGGCAGCGGATCCTCGACATCAATCTCACGGGTGTGTTCCTGGGCATCCGCGCCGTGGTCAAACCGATGAAGGACGCGGGGCGGGGATCGATCATCAACATCTCCTCGATCGAGGGCATGGCCGGGACCATCGCATGCCACGGGTACACGGCGACGAAGTTCGCCGTCCGCGGGCTGACGAAGTCGGCCGCGTTGGAGTTGGGGCCCAGCGGGATTCGGGTCAACTCGATCCATCCCGGGCTGATCAAGACTCCGATGACCGAGTGGGTGCCCGACGACATCTTCCAGAGCGCGCTGGGCCGGGCCGCCGAGCCCGTGGAGGTGTCCAACCTCGTGGTCTACCTCGCCAGCGACGAGTCCAGTTATTCGACCGGCTCGGAGTTCGTCGTCGACGGCGGCACCACCGCGGGCCTGGGCCACAAGGACTTCTCCGCGGTCGACGTCGGCGAGCAGCCTGCGTGGGTCACGTAG
- the usfY gene encoding protein UsfY — MKGAYHDPIDHSRTTQPHAGENFIDTLCLPGLTLIGLGVVAIAGLVAATAYKHDEYVLTLGLLAGALVTAGWLLLTFEHHRVKRIEERWMAEHPGASPRLHAG; from the coding sequence ATGAAGGGTGCGTATCACGACCCGATAGATCACTCTCGCACGACCCAGCCGCACGCCGGGGAGAATTTCATCGACACGTTGTGTCTACCCGGCCTGACGTTGATCGGCTTGGGGGTGGTGGCGATCGCCGGCTTGGTGGCGGCGACGGCATACAAACACGATGAATACGTGCTGACATTGGGACTCCTCGCCGGAGCTCTGGTGACAGCGGGCTGGTTGCTGCTCACCTTCGAGCATCACCGTGTCAAGCGGATCGAAGAGCGGTGGATGGCAGAGCATCCTGGCGCTAGCCCGCGCCTGCACGCCGGCTAG
- a CDS encoding alpha/beta fold hydrolase → MSHTPEHRDVEVEGCRIHLRVWGGDDQPPVVLIHGGAAHSGWWDHIAPFLSPTHRVIAPDLSGHGDSGTRVSYDLRTWANEVMHAVTAAGGAGRPIIVGHSMGAWVAAEAAMQYRNQINSMVVIDTPIRERAPEQTRLRNREHTRYRTRDEILDRFAPVPSQDVVLPYISRHIALESVRNVESGWVWKFDPAIFGGELLEPTPQDQDSLEAMIDQIRCRVGYVRCEKGLVSPAAAERIRWLLQLRGPFVELAQAGHHPMLDQPLPLVATLRTLFEFWSIT, encoded by the coding sequence CTGTCCCACACGCCCGAACACCGCGACGTCGAGGTCGAGGGGTGCCGCATTCACCTGCGCGTGTGGGGCGGTGACGACCAACCCCCGGTGGTGCTCATCCACGGCGGCGCCGCGCACTCGGGCTGGTGGGACCATATCGCGCCGTTCTTGTCCCCCACCCATCGCGTCATCGCGCCGGATCTGTCCGGGCACGGCGACAGCGGCACCCGTGTCAGCTACGACTTACGAACCTGGGCAAACGAAGTCATGCACGCGGTGACCGCGGCGGGGGGCGCGGGACGACCAATCATCGTCGGCCACAGCATGGGCGCATGGGTGGCAGCCGAAGCGGCGATGCAGTACCGAAACCAGATCAACAGCATGGTGGTCATCGACACGCCGATACGGGAGCGGGCGCCCGAACAAACGCGGTTGCGCAACCGCGAACACACCCGATATCGGACAAGAGACGAGATCCTGGACCGCTTTGCGCCGGTGCCCTCTCAGGACGTGGTTCTGCCCTACATCAGCCGGCACATCGCGCTGGAGTCCGTTCGCAATGTCGAGAGCGGTTGGGTCTGGAAGTTCGATCCTGCGATTTTCGGCGGCGAACTGCTCGAGCCGACACCGCAGGACCAGGACTCACTGGAGGCGATGATCGACCAAATACGTTGTCGTGTGGGCTATGTGAGATGCGAGAAGGGATTGGTTTCGCCGGCGGCGGCGGAACGTATTCGCTGGCTGCTACAGCTCAGGGGCCCCTTCGTGGAGTTGGCCCAAGCCGGTCACCATCCCATGCTGGATCAGCCGCTTCCGCTCGTCGCGACGTTGCGGACCCTGTTCGAGTTCTGGTCCATCACCTAG
- a CDS encoding acyl-CoA dehydrogenase family protein produces MTDESVEDFRRRARSWLARNMPPLDAVRAVGLERDELASWHRARELQTTLYDGGFAGICFPREYGGLGLGYEYKKAFDAEAAVYETPLLLNVPSFAICCATILDMGSEEQKRAHIRAALRGDEVLVQLLSEPGGGSDLAGVITRADRRSGRWVINGAKTWSTWAFAADYGLCLARTDWEATKHDGLTMFLVPLAHPGVTISRVRQVNGSIEFCEEFFDDVDVGDDAVVGKPGAGWDVASRQLYHERRAMGDGSEYTSGPGIAEAQDVSVDLMSLAARTGQGETESVREAIGRALVHRAVHTQLSEHVYHAVAYGSLPPAAGSITRLDMAEVHNVEIDTAYAIAGPAAVVEDGTVSLDIGVRYLGRQIASIGGGTTEMARNVIGERVLNFPREYAADRGVPFNQVRHAKVAEGGRL; encoded by the coding sequence GTGACTGACGAGTCGGTCGAGGATTTTCGGAGGCGGGCCAGGTCCTGGTTGGCCCGGAACATGCCCCCACTGGACGCGGTACGGGCGGTCGGGCTCGAGCGCGACGAGTTGGCGTCGTGGCACCGGGCGCGTGAACTCCAAACGACGCTGTACGACGGCGGATTCGCCGGCATCTGCTTTCCCCGCGAGTACGGCGGCCTGGGACTGGGCTACGAGTACAAGAAGGCGTTCGACGCCGAGGCCGCCGTCTACGAGACGCCGCTGTTGCTCAACGTCCCATCGTTCGCCATTTGCTGCGCCACCATTCTCGACATGGGCAGCGAGGAACAGAAACGCGCCCACATCCGTGCGGCGTTGCGCGGCGACGAAGTGCTGGTGCAGTTGCTGTCCGAACCCGGCGGCGGTTCGGACCTCGCCGGCGTCATCACCCGCGCCGACCGCCGGAGCGGGCGATGGGTCATCAACGGGGCCAAGACGTGGAGCACCTGGGCGTTCGCCGCCGACTACGGCCTGTGTCTGGCGCGAACCGATTGGGAGGCAACCAAACACGACGGCCTGACGATGTTCCTGGTGCCGCTCGCCCATCCCGGGGTGACGATCAGCCGGGTCCGGCAGGTCAATGGCTCCATCGAATTCTGCGAAGAGTTCTTCGACGACGTTGACGTGGGCGACGACGCCGTCGTGGGGAAACCGGGCGCGGGCTGGGACGTCGCGTCGCGGCAGCTCTACCACGAGCGGCGCGCCATGGGCGACGGCTCGGAGTACACGAGTGGGCCCGGAATAGCTGAGGCGCAGGATGTTTCGGTCGACCTGATGTCGCTGGCGGCGCGGACGGGCCAGGGCGAGACGGAAAGCGTCCGCGAGGCGATCGGCCGCGCCCTGGTCCACCGCGCGGTGCACACCCAACTCAGCGAGCACGTCTACCACGCGGTGGCCTACGGGTCGCTGCCGCCGGCCGCAGGATCCATCACCAGGCTCGACATGGCCGAGGTGCACAATGTCGAGATCGACACCGCCTACGCCATCGCGGGTCCGGCGGCCGTTGTCGAGGACGGCACGGTCTCGCTCGACATCGGCGTGCGTTACCTGGGCCGTCAGATCGCCAGCATCGGCGGCGGGACCACCGAGATGGCGCGCAACGTGATCGGAGAGCGGGTCTTGAACTTCCCCCGGGAGTACGCCGCGGACCGCGGCGTGCCGTTCAACCAGGTGCGCCACGCCAAGGTGGCGGAAGGCGGCCGGCTATGA
- a CDS encoding nuclear transport factor 2 family protein, producing MTESAPHLLAADDAATLLAIEAIKQLKARYCRYLDSKDWAAWRAIFTDDFLSDTAMAGGKVIKGADEFVAFTRKGIGRPAQATAHQVHSPEIELTSAITARGVWALQDVVRFGFGVTLVGYGHYHETYESVGGRWLIKSSKLTRLREDIVTPVVSFYLSGRTRTAIGKVAGRLMER from the coding sequence ATGACCGAGAGCGCACCGCACCTGCTCGCTGCCGACGACGCCGCCACGTTGCTGGCGATCGAGGCCATCAAGCAGCTCAAGGCCCGCTACTGCCGCTACCTCGACAGCAAGGATTGGGCGGCGTGGCGCGCCATTTTCACCGACGACTTCCTCAGCGACACCGCCATGGCGGGAGGCAAGGTGATCAAGGGCGCCGACGAGTTCGTCGCGTTCACCCGCAAAGGCATCGGGCGTCCCGCGCAGGCCACCGCGCACCAGGTGCACTCGCCCGAGATCGAGCTGACCTCGGCGATCACGGCGCGTGGGGTGTGGGCGCTGCAGGACGTCGTGCGGTTCGGGTTCGGGGTGACGCTGGTCGGCTACGGCCACTATCACGAGACCTACGAGAGCGTCGGCGGGCGGTGGTTGATCAAGAGCTCCAAGCTGACTCGGCTCCGGGAGGACATCGTCACCCCGGTGGTGTCGTTCTACCTGTCGGGCCGCACCCGCACGGCGATCGGTAAGGTCGCCGGCCGTCTGATGGAGCGCTGA